One window from the genome of Mesoplodon densirostris isolate mMesDen1 chromosome 17, mMesDen1 primary haplotype, whole genome shotgun sequence encodes:
- the ZIC2 gene encoding zinc finger protein ZIC 2, which translates to MLLDAGPQFPAIGVGSFARHHHHSAAAAAAAAAEMQDRELSLAAAQNGFVDSAAAHMGAFKLNPGAHELSPGQSSAFTSQGPGAYPGSAAAAAAAAALGPHAAHVGSYSGPPFNSTRDFLFRSRGFGDSAPGGGQHGLFGPGAGGLHHAHSDAQGHLLFPGLPEQHGPHGSQNVLNGQMRLGLPGEVFGRSDQYRQVASPRTDPYSAAQLHNQYGPMNMNMGMNMAAAAAHHHHHHHHPGAFFRYMRQQCIKQELICKWIDPEQLSNPKKSCNKTFSTMHELVTHVSVEHVGGPEQSNHVCFWEECPREGKPFKAKYKLVNHIRVHTGEKPFPCPFPGCGKVFARSENLKIHKRTHTGEKPFQCEFEGCDRRFANSSDRKKHMHVHTSDKPYLCKMCDKSYTHPSSLRKHMKVHESSPQGSESSPAASSGYESSTPPGLVSPSAEPQSSSNLSPAAAAAAAAAAAAAAVSAVHRGGGSGGGGGGAGGGSGGGGGGGGGGGGGGGGSGGGGGTAGGHSGLSSNFNEWYV; encoded by the exons ATGCTCCTGGACGCGGGGCCGCAGTTCCCGGCCATCGGGGTGGGCAGCTTCGCGCGCCACCATCACCACTCGgccgccgcggcggcggcggcggccgcggagATGCAGGACCGCGAACTGAGCCTGGCGGCGGCGCAGAACGGCTTCGTGGACTCGGCGGCCGCGCACATGGGCGCCTTCAAGCTCAACCCGGGCGCGCACGAGTTGTCCCCCGGCCAGAGCTCGGCGTTCACGTCGCAGGGCCCCGGCGCCTACCCCGGCTccgccgcggccgccgcggccgccgccgcgcTCGGGCCCCATGCCGCGCATGTCGGCTCCTACTCTGGGCCGCCCTTCAACTCCACCCGGGACTTCCTGTTCCGCAGCCGCGGCTTCGGCGACTCGGCGCCGGGCGGCGGGCAGCATGGGCTGTTCGGGCCGGGAGCTGGCGGCCTGCACCACGCGCACTCGGACGCGCAGGGTCACCTCCTCTTTCCTGGCCTGCCGGAGCAGCACGGGCCGCACGGCTCGCAGAATGTGCTCAACGGGCAAATGCGCCTCGGGCTGCCCGGCGAGGTGTTCGGGCGCTCGGATCAGTACCGCCAGGTGGCCAGCCCGCGGACCGACCCCTACTCGGCGGCGCAGCTCCACAACCAATACGGCCCCATGAATATGAACATGGGTATGAACATGGCAGCGGCCGCcgcccatcaccatcaccaccaccaccaccctggtgCCTTTTTCCGCTACATGCGGCAGCAGTGCATCAAGCAGGAGCTCATCTGCAAGTGGATCGACCCGGAGCAGCTGAGCAACCCCAAGAAGAGCTGCAACAAGACCTTCAGCACCATGCACGAGCTGGTGACCCACGTCTCCGTGGAGCACGTGGGCGGCCCCGAGCAGAGCAACCACGTCTGCTTCTGGGAGGAGTGTCCGCGCGAGGGCAAGCCCTTCAAGGCCAAATACAAACTGGTCAACCACATCCGCGTGCACACCGGCGAGAAGcccttcccctgccccttccCGGGCTGCGGCAAGGTCTTCGCGCGCTCCGAGAACCTCAAGATCCACAAAAGGACCCACACAG GGGAGAAGCCTTTCCAGTGTGAGTTCGAGGGCTGTGACCGGCGCTTCGCCAACAGCAGCGACAGGAAGAAGCATATGCACGTCCACACCTCCGATAAGCCCTATCTGTGCAAGATGTGCGACAAGTCCTACACGCACCCCAGCTCGCTGCGGAAACACATGAAG GTCCATGAGTCCTCCCCGCAGGGCTCCGAGTCCTCCCCTGCCGCCAGCTCCGGCTACGAGTCGTCCACGCCCCCGGGGCTGGTGTCCCCCAGCGCCGAGCCCCAGAGCAGCTCCAACCTCtccccggcggcggcggctgcagcggcagcggcggcagcggcggcggcagtgTCCGCGGTGCATCGGGGCGGAGgctcgggcggcggcggcggcggcgcgggtgGAGGCTCCGGTGGAGGTGGCGGCggtgggggcggcgggggcggcggcggcggcggctctgGCGGGGGCGGCGGGACGGCCGGAGGCCACAGCGGCCTCTCCTCCAACTTCAATGAATGGTACGTGTGA